One window of the Mycobacterium haemophilum DSM 44634 genome contains the following:
- a CDS encoding class I SAM-dependent methyltransferase translates to MTRSSEIPADAAPNPHATAEQVAAAQTDSKLAQVLYHDWEAENYDEKWSISYDQRCIDYARHCFDAIVPDEVLAELPYDRALELGCGTGFFLLNLIQSGVARRGSVTDLSPGMVKVATRNGQSLGLNIDGRVADAEGIPYDDNTFDLVVGHAVLHHIPDVELSLREVLRVLKPGGRFVFAGEPTNVGNRYARALADLTWKVTIRAVQLPGLSGWRRPQAEIDENSRAAALEWVVDLHTFEPKDLETMARGAGAAQVETATEEFTAAMLGWPLRTFEATVPPGKLGWGWARFAFTSWKTLSWVDANVWRHVMPKGWFYNVMITGIKPS, encoded by the coding sequence ATGACGAGGAGTTCGGAAATCCCCGCAGACGCTGCGCCCAATCCGCATGCCACCGCGGAGCAGGTAGCCGCGGCCCAAACGGACAGCAAGCTCGCCCAGGTGCTCTACCACGACTGGGAAGCTGAGAACTACGACGAGAAATGGTCGATCTCCTACGACCAGCGCTGCATCGACTACGCGCGGCACTGCTTCGACGCCATCGTGCCCGATGAGGTATTGGCCGAACTGCCCTACGACCGCGCCCTGGAACTGGGCTGCGGCACCGGCTTCTTCCTGCTCAACCTGATCCAGTCCGGCGTCGCCCGGCGTGGATCGGTCACCGACCTGTCACCCGGCATGGTCAAGGTCGCCACCCGCAACGGGCAGTCGCTGGGACTGAACATCGACGGCCGGGTCGCCGACGCCGAGGGCATCCCGTACGACGACAACACCTTCGACCTGGTGGTGGGGCACGCGGTGCTGCACCACATTCCCGACGTCGAGCTGTCGCTGCGTGAGGTGCTGCGGGTGCTGAAGCCGGGCGGCCGGTTTGTGTTCGCGGGCGAGCCCACCAACGTCGGCAACCGATACGCTCGTGCGCTCGCGGACCTGACCTGGAAGGTCACCATCCGCGCGGTGCAGCTGCCTGGGCTCAGCGGCTGGCGTCGTCCACAGGCCGAGATCGACGAGAACTCGCGCGCGGCGGCCTTGGAGTGGGTGGTCGACCTGCACACCTTTGAACCGAAAGACTTAGAGACGATGGCGAGGGGCGCCGGCGCTGCGCAGGTCGAGACCGCCACCGAGGAGTTCACCGCCGCGATGCTGGGCTGGCCGCTGCGCACCTTCGAGGCGACGGTGCCGCCGGGCAAGCTGGGCTGGGGCTGGGCACGCTTTGCATTCACCAGCTGGAAGACCCTGAGCTGGGTGGACGCCAACGTGTGGCGGCACGTCATGCCGAAGGGCTGGTTCTACAACGTGATGATCACCGGGATCAAACCGTCCTGA
- a CDS encoding THUMP-like domain-containing protein produces the protein MVLQRDDHRDQTVLSSGFTFGTDDVSYLRSEPGAAALAVVAEFELTDTTRIADIAAARVRFGDRAPALVETMLLRRRAVDKLGQLCDVSNWLFTDEALQQATAASVALHRANRLASGPRGPDVLVHDATCSIGTELAALRGFASRTVGSDIDPVRLAMARHNLGAAADLCRADALHPVTRDTVVVVDPARRSGGRRRFRLADYQPGLGQLLDSYRGRDFVIKCAPGIDFNQVRGLGFDAEIEVTSYCGSVREACLWSAELADPGVRRRASMLDSAEQITDAEPDDCPVRPAGRWIIDPDGAVVRAGLVRHYGARHGLWQLDPDIAYLSGDRLPPTVRGFEVLEQLTFDERRLRQALSALDCGALEILVRGVQVDPDALRRRLRLRGSRPLSVVITRIGSGPTSHAVAFACRPSW, from the coding sequence CTGGTTCTACAACGTGATGATCACCGGGATCAAACCGTCCTGAGTAGCGGCTTCACCTTCGGCACGGACGACGTCAGCTATCTGCGATCGGAGCCGGGCGCCGCAGCGCTTGCTGTGGTCGCTGAATTCGAGCTGACCGACACCACCCGGATTGCCGATATCGCCGCGGCTCGCGTCCGATTCGGTGACCGGGCGCCGGCGCTGGTGGAGACAATGCTGCTGCGCCGGCGCGCCGTGGACAAGCTGGGCCAGTTGTGTGACGTGTCGAATTGGCTGTTCACCGATGAGGCGCTGCAACAGGCGACCGCTGCGTCGGTGGCCCTGCACCGGGCGAACCGGCTAGCCAGTGGGCCGCGAGGCCCGGATGTCCTAGTGCACGATGCGACCTGCTCCATCGGCACCGAACTCGCCGCGCTACGCGGCTTCGCCAGCCGAACGGTGGGCAGTGATATCGACCCGGTGCGGCTGGCGATGGCGCGGCACAACCTCGGCGCGGCCGCCGACCTGTGCCGCGCTGACGCGTTGCATCCGGTGACCCGAGACACGGTGGTTGTTGTCGATCCGGCCCGTCGCAGCGGGGGGCGACGCCGCTTCCGGTTAGCCGATTACCAGCCCGGCCTGGGCCAGTTGCTGGACAGCTACCGTGGCCGGGACTTCGTCATAAAGTGTGCTCCCGGAATCGATTTCAACCAGGTACGCGGCCTGGGTTTCGATGCGGAAATCGAGGTGACGTCATACTGCGGTTCGGTCCGGGAGGCGTGCCTGTGGTCGGCAGAGCTGGCCGACCCGGGTGTGCGCCGCCGAGCCAGCATGCTCGATAGCGCTGAACAGATCACTGACGCGGAGCCGGACGACTGCCCGGTGCGGCCCGCCGGGCGATGGATCATAGATCCCGACGGCGCCGTGGTGCGGGCCGGGCTGGTACGCCACTACGGCGCGCGGCACGGACTGTGGCAACTCGACCCCGACATCGCCTATCTGTCCGGAGATCGGCTGCCGCCAACAGTTCGGGGTTTCGAGGTGCTCGAACAGCTGACGTTCGATGAGCGCCGGCTGCGGCAGGCACTGTCAGCGCTGGACTGCGGTGCGTTGGAGATCCTGGTTCGCGGCGTTCAAGTCGACCCCGACGCGTTGCGCCGTCGGCTGCGGCTACGCGGCAGCCGACCCCTGTCCGTGGTCATCACCCGCATTGGTTCGGGGCCCACCAGCCATGCGGTGGCGTTTGCTTGCCGCCCATCGTGGTAA
- a CDS encoding esterase → MRYLIAAAVLAPAVLLGWPAAAAPPSCASLGGTQAAEMCHIHAAGPTYTLNLTFPVDYPDQQALTDYITQNRDGFVNVAQGSGGREQPYQMDATTEQHSSGQPPRTTRSVVLKFFQDLGGAHPSTWYKSFNYNLGTSQPITFDTLFAPGTTPLDSIFPIVQRELERQYAMGAAILPSIGLDPAHYQNFAITDDQLIFYFTQGEMLPGFAGATQARVPRSAIPPLAI, encoded by the coding sequence ATGCGTTATTTGATAGCGGCCGCGGTGCTGGCACCCGCGGTTCTGCTGGGCTGGCCGGCGGCCGCAGCACCGCCATCGTGCGCGAGCCTAGGAGGCACCCAGGCTGCCGAGATGTGCCATATACATGCCGCGGGCCCCACGTACACGCTCAACCTAACCTTTCCCGTCGACTATCCCGACCAACAGGCATTGACCGACTACATCACCCAAAACCGCGATGGGTTCGTCAACGTTGCCCAGGGGTCCGGGGGGCGTGAGCAGCCCTACCAAATGGACGCGACGACCGAACAACACAGCTCCGGTCAACCGCCACGCACCACCCGCAGTGTGGTGCTCAAGTTCTTCCAGGACCTCGGCGGCGCACACCCGTCCACCTGGTACAAGTCGTTTAACTACAACCTCGGAACCAGCCAGCCCATCACCTTCGACACGCTGTTTGCACCCGGAACGACGCCGCTGGACAGCATCTTCCCGATCGTTCAACGCGAGCTGGAACGGCAATACGCGATGGGTGCAGCGATATTGCCTTCCATCGGCCTCGACCCAGCCCACTACCAGAACTTTGCTATCACCGACGACCAGCTGATCTTCTACTTCACCCAGGGTGAGATGCTGCCGGGCTTTGCCGGCGCCACTCAGGCCCGGGTACCCCGCAGCGCTATCCCGCCGCTAGCGATCTAG
- a CDS encoding PQQ-binding-like beta-propeller repeat protein, translating to MFAAVLVIGIGGCGNTDSWVDASAAQGWPAQYGDASNSSYTATSGATTLALQWTRPVKGSLAAGPALSARGYLAMNAQTQAGCSLMEWENNDNGRQRWCVRLVQGGGFSGPLFDGFDNLYVGQPGTIFSFPVTQWTRWRQPVIGMPSTPRFLGNGQLLVTTHLGQVLVFDAHRGMVAGSPLDLVDGVNPTDPTRGLADCAPAQQGCPVAAAPAYSAASQTVVLGVWQPGAPAAGLVGLKYHSGQTPLLAREWTSDAVDAGVLASPVLSADGSTVYVNGRDQRLWALHAADGKPKWSVPLEFLAQTPPAVTPQGLIVSGGGPDTRLAAFRDAGDHAEQLWRRDDLTPLSTSSLAGVSVGYTVVSGPPAAGAPGMSLLAFDPRNGHTLNSYPLPAATGYPVGVSIANDRRVVTATSDGQLYSFAPV from the coding sequence ATGTTCGCGGCCGTGCTGGTCATTGGAATCGGCGGTTGCGGCAACACCGACTCCTGGGTTGACGCGTCGGCCGCTCAAGGCTGGCCGGCGCAATACGGCGACGCGTCCAACAGCAGCTACACCGCAACCAGCGGCGCCACCACGTTAGCGCTGCAGTGGACACGGCCGGTTAAAGGAAGTTTGGCGGCCGGGCCGGCGCTCAGCGCGCGCGGATACCTCGCGATGAACGCGCAGACCCAGGCCGGATGTTCGCTGATGGAGTGGGAGAACAACGACAACGGCCGGCAACGCTGGTGTGTTCGGCTGGTCCAGGGTGGCGGCTTCAGCGGTCCGTTGTTCGACGGCTTCGACAATCTGTATGTCGGCCAGCCCGGGACGATCTTCTCGTTCCCGGTGACGCAGTGGACACGCTGGCGGCAGCCGGTGATCGGGATGCCGTCCACCCCCCGCTTTCTCGGCAACGGCCAACTACTCGTCACCACGCATCTGGGGCAGGTGCTGGTTTTCGACGCGCATCGCGGCATGGTGGCCGGTAGTCCGCTGGACCTGGTGGACGGCGTCAACCCGACCGACCCGACGCGCGGGTTGGCCGATTGCGCGCCAGCCCAACAGGGCTGCCCGGTCGCGGCGGCCCCTGCCTACTCGGCGGCCAGCCAGACGGTGGTGCTCGGCGTCTGGCAGCCCGGCGCACCGGCCGCGGGGCTGGTCGGGCTGAAGTACCACTCGGGGCAGACGCCGCTGCTTGCCCGTGAGTGGACCAGCGACGCCGTGGACGCCGGTGTACTTGCCAGCCCGGTGTTATCCGCTGACGGATCGACCGTCTACGTCAATGGCCGCGACCAACGGCTGTGGGCACTGCACGCCGCCGACGGGAAACCGAAATGGTCGGTGCCACTGGAATTTCTGGCACAGACGCCGCCCGCGGTCACCCCGCAGGGGCTGATCGTGTCCGGCGGCGGTCCCGACACCCGGCTAGCGGCGTTCCGGGACGCCGGTGACCACGCTGAGCAGCTCTGGCGCCGCGACGACCTCACCCCCTTGTCGACGTCGAGCCTGGCCGGCGTCAGCGTCGGCTACACGGTGGTCAGCGGTCCGCCCGCAGCAGGCGCACCTGGCATGTCGTTGCTGGCCTTCGATCCACGCAACGGCCACACCCTCAACAGCTATCCGCTACCGGCGGCCACCGGATATCCGGTCGGGGTGTCGATCGCCAACGACCGCCGGGTGGTAACCGCCACCAGCGATGGCCAGCTTTACAGCTTCGCGCCCGTCTAG
- a CDS encoding acyltransferase: MTTMWGAPLHRRWRGSRLRDPRQAKFLTVASLKWVLANRAYTPWYLVRYWRLLKFKLANPHIITRGMVFLGKGVEIHATPELAQLEIGRWVHIGDKNTIRAHEGSLRFGDKVVLGRDNVINCYLDIEFGVSALMADWCYVCDFDHRMDDINTPIKDQGIVKSPVRIGPDTWMAAKVTVLRGTSVGRGCVLGAHAVVRGVIPDYSIAVGAPAKVIKNRKLSWEQSAAQRAELAAALADIERKKAAR; this comes from the coding sequence ATGACGACGATGTGGGGTGCACCGCTTCATCGCCGCTGGCGTGGGTCACGGTTGCGAGATCCGCGCCAGGCCAAGTTCCTCACTGTGGCCTCGCTGAAGTGGGTGCTGGCCAACCGCGCCTACACTCCCTGGTACCTGGTGCGTTATTGGCGGCTGCTGAAGTTCAAGCTGGCTAACCCGCACATCATCACCCGCGGCATGGTGTTTTTGGGCAAGGGTGTGGAGATCCACGCGACGCCCGAACTCGCGCAGCTCGAGATCGGGCGCTGGGTACACATCGGTGACAAGAACACGATCCGCGCGCACGAGGGCTCGCTGCGGTTCGGCGACAAAGTAGTGCTGGGCCGGGATAACGTCATCAACTGCTATCTCGACATCGAGTTTGGGGTTTCGGCGTTGATGGCCGACTGGTGCTACGTCTGCGACTTCGACCACCGGATGGATGACATCAACACCCCGATCAAGGATCAGGGAATCGTCAAGTCCCCGGTCCGCATTGGGCCGGACACCTGGATGGCTGCGAAGGTGACGGTGTTGCGTGGCACCTCAGTCGGGCGGGGCTGCGTGCTGGGGGCGCATGCGGTGGTCCGCGGGGTAATCCCTGACTATTCGATCGCGGTGGGCGCACCGGCCAAGGTGATCAAGAATCGGAAGCTGTCCTGGGAGCAATCGGCCGCGCAGCGCGCCGAACTGGCTGCTGCATTGGCCGACATCGAACGAAAAAAGGCCGCCCGCTAG
- a CDS encoding glycosyltransferase family 4 protein yields the protein MKILMVSWEYPPVVIGGLGRHVHHLSTALAAAGHDVVVLSRRPSGTDPRTHPSSDEINEGVRVIAAAQDPHEFTFSDDMMAWTLAMGHAMIRAGLSLTRPGSNRPWRPDVVHAHDWLVAHPAIALAQFYDVPTVSTIHATEAGRHSGWVSGALSRQVHAVESWLVRESDSLITCSASMGDEITELFGPGLAEITVICNGIDPARWPFAARRARTGPAELLYVGRLEYEKGVHDVIAALPRIRRSYPGTTLTVAGEGTQQDWLIDQARKYKVLKATRFVGHLDHNELLAALHRADAAVLPSHYEPFGLAALEAAAAGTPLVTSNIGGLGEAVINGQTGVSCPPRDVAGLAAAVCAVLDDPDAAQRRARAARERLTSDFDWQTVAQQTAQVYLAAKRRERQPQPRLPIIEHALPDR from the coding sequence GTGAAGATCCTGATGGTGTCCTGGGAGTATCCGCCGGTGGTGATCGGCGGGCTCGGCCGCCACGTCCATCACCTGTCGACGGCGCTGGCCGCCGCCGGCCACGACGTGGTCGTGCTGTCTCGCCGCCCCTCGGGCACCGATCCCCGTACGCATCCGTCCTCCGATGAGATCAACGAGGGTGTGCGGGTGATCGCGGCCGCACAGGATCCGCACGAGTTCACCTTCAGCGACGACATGATGGCCTGGACCCTGGCGATGGGCCACGCGATGATCCGCGCCGGCCTGTCCCTGACCAGACCTGGCAGCAACCGCCCCTGGCGTCCCGATGTCGTACACGCACACGATTGGCTGGTGGCACATCCAGCCATCGCGCTCGCCCAATTCTATGATGTGCCAACTGTTTCCACGATTCACGCGACGGAAGCCGGCCGGCATTCCGGCTGGGTATCTGGAGCACTCAGCCGTCAGGTGCACGCCGTCGAGTCGTGGCTGGTGCGTGAATCCGATTCGCTGATCACATGTTCGGCATCGATGGGCGACGAAATCACCGAATTGTTTGGTCCCGGCCTGGCCGAGATCACGGTGATATGCAATGGCATTGACCCGGCACGCTGGCCGTTCGCGGCCCGCCGTGCGCGCACCGGACCGGCCGAACTGCTCTACGTGGGAAGGCTGGAATATGAGAAAGGTGTGCACGACGTCATCGCGGCACTGCCGCGGATCAGACGCAGCTACCCCGGCACCACGTTGACCGTCGCTGGAGAAGGCACCCAGCAGGACTGGCTCATCGACCAGGCCCGTAAATACAAGGTACTCAAAGCAACCCGGTTCGTCGGGCACCTCGACCACAACGAACTGCTGGCGGCGCTGCATCGGGCCGACGCCGCGGTGCTGCCGAGCCACTACGAGCCGTTCGGGCTGGCTGCGCTGGAGGCCGCCGCAGCCGGCACGCCACTAGTGACCTCGAACATCGGCGGCCTGGGCGAGGCGGTAATTAACGGGCAGACCGGGGTTTCGTGTCCGCCCCGCGATGTCGCGGGGCTGGCCGCGGCGGTGTGCGCAGTGCTCGACGATCCAGACGCCGCGCAGCGGCGCGCGCGGGCTGCCCGGGAGCGTCTCACCTCCGACTTCGATTGGCAAACGGTAGCTCAGCAGACCGCACAGGTGTATCTGGCGGCCAAGCGCCGCGAACGACAACCGCAACCCCGGCTGCCCATCATCGAACACGCATTGCCGGATCGCTAG
- a CDS encoding glycoside hydrolase family 57 protein — protein MSTVGDRVPGLFTLVLHTHLPWLAHHGRWPVGEEWLYQSWAAAYLPLLRVLHTLADEDRHRLITLGVTPVVNAQLDDPYCLDGMHHWLANWRLRATEAASVRSGSEANPASRPACSPQALRAFGTRECAEADRALEDFATRWRHGGSPLLRGLIDAGTVELLGGPLAHPFQPLLAPRLREFALREGLDDARLRLAHRPTGIWAPECAYAPGLETEYTAAGISHFMVDGPSLHGDTALGRPVGDTDVVAFGRDLQVSYRVWSPKSGYPGHAAYRDFHTYDHITGLKPARVTGRNVSSEAKAPYDPERADRAVDAHVDDFVGVVRNRLVAESERIGRPAHVVAAFDTELFGHWWYEGPTWLERVLRALPAAGVQVGTLSDALAGGFVGNAVALPPSSWGSGKDWQVWAGDKVADLVQLNNEVVDTALTTVDKALAQTASLDGPLPRDHVADQILRETLLTVSSDWPFMVSKDSAADYARYRAHLHAHATREITGALASGRRDTAARLADGWNCADGLFGALDARRLP, from the coding sequence GTGAGCACGGTCGGCGACCGCGTGCCCGGTCTGTTCACCCTGGTGCTGCACACCCACCTGCCGTGGCTGGCCCATCATGGCCGCTGGCCGGTCGGTGAGGAGTGGCTCTACCAATCGTGGGCCGCGGCCTACCTGCCGCTGCTGCGGGTGCTGCACACCCTCGCCGACGAGGATCGGCACCGGCTGATCACGCTCGGGGTGACGCCGGTGGTGAACGCTCAACTCGACGACCCCTATTGCCTCGACGGTATGCATCACTGGCTGGCCAACTGGCGGCTGCGCGCGACCGAAGCGGCCAGCGTGCGGTCCGGTTCGGAGGCCAACCCGGCTTCCAGGCCGGCATGCTCACCACAGGCATTGCGGGCCTTCGGGACTCGCGAGTGCGCCGAAGCAGATCGGGCGCTTGAGGATTTCGCTACCCGGTGGCGTCACGGCGGCAGCCCGCTACTGCGCGGCCTGATCGACGCCGGGACAGTCGAGCTGCTCGGCGGCCCGTTGGCCCACCCATTCCAACCGCTGCTCGCGCCGCGGCTGCGCGAATTCGCGCTGCGCGAAGGCCTCGATGACGCACGGCTGCGGCTGGCGCACCGACCGACCGGGATCTGGGCGCCGGAATGCGCCTACGCCCCGGGCCTAGAAACCGAGTACACGGCTGCCGGCATTTCCCACTTCATGGTCGACGGCCCGTCACTGCACGGCGACACCGCGCTGGGCCGACCGGTTGGCGACACCGATGTGGTCGCGTTCGGGCGCGACTTGCAGGTCAGCTACCGGGTGTGGTCGCCGAAATCTGGCTACCCCGGACACGCCGCCTACCGCGATTTCCACACCTACGACCACATCACCGGTCTCAAGCCGGCCAGGGTCACCGGCCGCAACGTGTCGTCTGAGGCCAAGGCACCCTACGACCCCGAGCGCGCCGACCGCGCCGTCGACGCCCACGTCGACGACTTTGTCGGGGTGGTCCGCAACCGGCTGGTCGCCGAGTCCGAGCGCATCGGGCGGCCCGCTCATGTGGTCGCCGCCTTCGACACCGAGTTGTTCGGCCATTGGTGGTATGAGGGGCCGACCTGGCTGGAGCGGGTGCTGCGCGCCTTGCCCGCCGCCGGGGTGCAAGTGGGCACACTCAGCGACGCACTGGCGGGCGGGTTCGTCGGCAATGCGGTTGCGTTGCCGCCCAGCTCGTGGGGATCCGGCAAGGACTGGCAGGTGTGGGCCGGCGACAAAGTCGCCGATCTGGTGCAGCTCAACAATGAGGTGGTCGACACCGCGCTGACTACCGTCGATAAAGCGCTGGCGCAGACGGCATCACTGGACGGGCCGCTCCCCCGCGATCACGTCGCCGACCAGATCCTGCGTGAGACGCTGCTCACCGTGTCCAGTGACTGGCCATTCATGGTGAGCAAGGACTCGGCCGCCGACTACGCCCGGTACCGTGCCCACCTGCATGCCCACGCCACCCGGGAGATCACCGGGGCGCTGGCGTCGGGCCGGCGTGACACCGCTGCGCGGCTGGCGGACGGATGGAACTGCGCCGACGGTCTGTTCGGCGCACTGGATGCCCGAAGGCTGCCATGA
- a CDS encoding class I SAM-dependent methyltransferase yields MSAFVPDVPNRIPGDPSSVDSPAVHATLTLTGERTIPDLDIENYWFRRHQVVYQQLAPRCTGREVLEAGCGEGYGADLIADVACRVVAVDYDEAAVAHVRNRYPRVQVMQANLAELPLADASVDVVVNFQVIEHLWDQAQFVSECARVLRPSGLLMVSTPNRITFSPGRDTPINPFHTRELNADELTQLLVDADFSEVAMFGLFHGPRLAEMDARHGGSIIDAQIAQALACDEGAPWPPELAADVAAVTTDDFDLIAAGDGREIDDSLDLIAVAVRR; encoded by the coding sequence ATGAGCGCATTCGTCCCCGACGTTCCCAACCGCATCCCCGGCGACCCCTCGTCGGTGGACTCCCCAGCGGTCCACGCCACGCTGACGCTGACGGGTGAACGCACCATCCCCGATCTGGATATCGAGAACTACTGGTTCCGCCGCCATCAGGTGGTTTACCAGCAGCTGGCGCCGCGTTGCACCGGCCGTGAGGTGCTCGAGGCCGGCTGCGGCGAGGGCTACGGGGCCGACCTGATCGCCGACGTTGCCTGCCGGGTCGTTGCGGTGGACTACGACGAGGCCGCGGTGGCCCACGTCCGTAACCGTTACCCGAGAGTGCAGGTCATGCAGGCAAACCTGGCCGAGTTGCCGCTGGCCGACGCTTCGGTAGACGTGGTGGTGAACTTCCAAGTCATCGAACATCTGTGGGATCAGGCCCAGTTCGTCAGCGAGTGCGCCCGAGTGTTGCGTCCCTCGGGGCTACTCATGGTGTCTACCCCGAACCGAATCACCTTTTCGCCGGGCCGTGACACACCGATTAACCCGTTTCACACCCGTGAGCTGAACGCCGACGAGCTGACCCAATTGCTGGTCGACGCGGATTTTTCCGAGGTGGCCATGTTCGGGTTGTTTCATGGGCCGCGCCTGGCCGAGATGGACGCCCGCCACGGCGGCTCCATCATCGACGCGCAGATCGCGCAAGCGCTGGCCTGCGACGAAGGAGCACCCTGGCCGCCCGAGCTGGCAGCCGATGTCGCGGCGGTCACCACCGACGACTTCGACCTGATCGCGGCGGGAGACGGTCGTGAGATAGACGACAGCCTGGATCTGATTGCCGTCGCGGTGCGCCGGTGA
- a CDS encoding electron transfer flavoprotein subunit beta/FixA family protein produces the protein MTNIVVLIKQVPDTWSERKLTDGDFTLDREAADAVLDEINERAVEEALQIREKEAADGIEGSVTVLTAGPERATEAIRKALSMGADKAVHLKDDGMHGSDVIQTGWALARALGTIEGTELVIAGNESTDGVGGAVPAIIAEYLGLPQLTHLRKISVAGGKITGERETDEGVFTLEAALPAVVSVNEKINEPRFPSFKGIMAAKKKEVTVLTLAEIGVEADEVGLANAGSTVLASTPKPAKTAGEKVTDEGDGGNQIVQYLVAQKII, from the coding sequence ATGACGAACATCGTGGTCCTGATCAAGCAGGTCCCAGACACCTGGTCGGAGCGCAAGCTGACTGACGGCGATTTCACGCTGGACCGTGAGGCCGCCGACGCGGTGCTAGACGAGATCAACGAGCGTGCCGTCGAAGAGGCGCTGCAGATCCGCGAGAAAGAGGCCGCCGACGGCATCGAGGGGTCGGTGACGGTGCTGACCGCGGGCCCAGAGCGCGCCACCGAGGCGATCCGCAAGGCCCTGTCGATGGGCGCTGATAAGGCCGTCCACCTCAAGGACGACGGCATGCACGGCTCGGATGTCATCCAGACTGGGTGGGCGCTGGCACGCGCGTTGGGCACCATCGAAGGCACCGAACTGGTCATCGCCGGCAACGAATCCACCGATGGCGTCGGCGGCGCGGTTCCGGCGATCATCGCCGAGTACCTGGGCCTGCCGCAGCTCACCCACCTGCGCAAAATCTCGGTTGCGGGCGGCAAAATCACCGGTGAACGCGAAACGGATGAGGGCGTGTTCACCCTCGAGGCCGCGCTGCCCGCGGTGGTCAGTGTGAACGAGAAGATCAACGAACCGCGCTTCCCCTCCTTCAAAGGCATCATGGCCGCCAAGAAGAAAGAAGTCACGGTGTTGACGTTGGCCGAGATCGGTGTCGAGGCCGACGAGGTCGGGCTGGCCAACGCCGGGTCGACGGTGTTGGCGTCGACGCCGAAGCCGGCCAAAACCGCGGGCGAGAAGGTCACCGATGAGGGCGACGGCGGCAACCAGATCGTGCAGTACCTGGTTGCCCAGAAGATCATTTAG
- a CDS encoding electron transfer flavoprotein subunit alpha/FixB family protein, with product MAEALVLVEHAEGALKKVSAELITAARALGEPAAVVVGTPGTAASLVDGLKAAGAAKIYVAESDAVGKYLITPVVDVLAALAESSAPAAVLLAATADGKEIGGRLAARIGSGLLVDVVDVREGAVGVHSIFGGAFTVEARANGDIPVITVRAGAVEAQPAAGAGEQVSVEVPAPAENATKITAREPAVAGDRPELTEATVVVSGGRGVGSAENFSVVEALADSLGAAVGASRAAVDSGYYPGQFQVGQTGKTVSPQLYIALGISGAIQHRAGMQTSKTIVAVNKDEEAPIFEIADFGVVGDLFKVAPQLTDGIKARKG from the coding sequence ATGGCTGAAGCACTGGTGCTTGTCGAGCACGCTGAAGGTGCGCTGAAAAAGGTCAGCGCCGAATTGATCACCGCCGCCCGCGCGCTGGGTGAGCCGGCTGCTGTCGTGGTCGGCACGCCGGGAACGGCCGCGTCGCTGGTTGACGGGTTGAAGGCGGCCGGCGCCGCCAAAATCTACGTCGCCGAGTCCGACGCCGTCGGCAAATACTTGATCACGCCGGTGGTTGATGTGTTGGCCGCGTTGGCCGAATCATCGGCTCCGGCCGCCGTGCTATTGGCCGCCACCGCCGACGGCAAGGAGATCGGCGGCCGGCTGGCGGCCCGGATCGGATCCGGTCTGTTGGTCGACGTCGTGGACGTTCGAGAAGGGGCAGTGGGCGTCCATAGCATTTTCGGTGGTGCGTTCACCGTCGAGGCGCGGGCCAACGGCGACATCCCGGTGATCACGGTGCGGGCGGGGGCCGTTGAGGCGCAGCCAGCCGCCGGCGCGGGTGAGCAGGTCAGCGTGGAGGTGCCGGCTCCCGCCGAGAACGCCACCAAGATCACCGCTCGCGAGCCCGCGGTTGCCGGCGACCGCCCGGAGCTGACCGAGGCCACCGTCGTGGTGTCCGGCGGCCGCGGTGTCGGCAGCGCGGAGAACTTCAGCGTGGTCGAGGCGCTGGCCGACTCGTTGGGCGCCGCAGTCGGAGCATCGCGTGCCGCGGTGGATTCCGGCTACTACCCGGGTCAGTTCCAGGTAGGCCAGACCGGTAAGACGGTGTCGCCCCAGCTCTACATTGCGTTGGGTATCTCCGGGGCGATCCAGCACCGCGCGGGCATGCAGACCTCAAAGACCATCGTCGCGGTCAACAAGGACGAGGAAGCACCGATCTTCGAGATCGCGGACTTCGGTGTCGTCGGTGACCTGTTCAAGGTGGCGCCGCAGCTGACCGACGGGATCAAGGCTCGTAAGGGCTGA